One Suncus etruscus isolate mSunEtr1 chromosome 13, mSunEtr1.pri.cur, whole genome shotgun sequence genomic region harbors:
- the PCP4 gene encoding calmodulin regulator protein PCP4 isoform X2: MRQGAGATNGKDKTSGENDGQKKVQEEFDIDMDAPETERAAVAIQSQFRKFQKKKAGSQS; this comes from the exons CGACAAGGTGCTGGAGCAACCAATGGAAAAGACAAGACCTCTGGTGAAAATG ATGGGCAGAAGAAAGTGCAGGAAGAATTCGACATTGACATGGACGCACCAGAGACAGAGCGGGCGGCTGTCGCCATTCAGTCTCAGTTCAGAAAATTCCAGAAGAAAAAGGCTGGCTCGCAGTCATAG
- the PCP4 gene encoding calmodulin regulator protein PCP4 isoform X1 — protein sequence MSERQGAGATNGKDKTSGENDGQKKVQEEFDIDMDAPETERAAVAIQSQFRKFQKKKAGSQS from the exons CGACAAGGTGCTGGAGCAACCAATGGAAAAGACAAGACCTCTGGTGAAAATG ATGGGCAGAAGAAAGTGCAGGAAGAATTCGACATTGACATGGACGCACCAGAGACAGAGCGGGCGGCTGTCGCCATTCAGTCTCAGTTCAGAAAATTCCAGAAGAAAAAGGCTGGCTCGCAGTCATAG